In Psychrobacter immobilis, a single genomic region encodes these proteins:
- the metH gene encoding methionine synthase — MTQTMTSQSDPTSSPSSADDFILTPPAVFPYKEQQLTARARITEQMASRILMLDGAMGTQIQTYKLEEADYRGERFADINQDVRGNNDLLVLTQPHMIKDIHHDHLLAGADIIETNTFNGTRLSMADYDMQYLVPELNKTAAKIARQAADEFTAKTPEKPRFVAGVVGPTSRTCSLSPDVNDPAFRNITFDELVLNYREATLCLIEGGVDLILIETIFDTLNAKAAIFAITGVFDDIGFELPIMISGTITDASGRTLSGQTAEAFYNSIRHAKPLSVGFNCALGADALRPHIQTLSNIANTYVSAHPNAGLPNEFGEYDETAEQTAALLEGFAKAGILNIVGGCCGTTPEHIRQIAKMVANYPPRIIPDIPPACRLSGLEPFTINADSLFVNVGERTNVTGSKKFLRLIKTEAYTEALDVARDQVEGGAQIVDINMDEGMLDSKQAMIHFVNLVSGEPDISRVPLMIDSSKWDIIEEGLKRIQGKSVVNSISLKEGHAEFVERAKLCMRYGAAVIVMAFDEDGQADTYERKIQICQRSYDVLVNEVGFPSEDIIFDPNIFAVATGITEHNNYGADFINATKWITDNLPNAMISGGVSNVSFSFRGNPIREAINSVFLYHAIQNGLTMGIVNPAMLELYDDIPKEARDAIEDVMLNRNQGESGQDATERLMTVAENYQNGGKKKDSTVDMSWREGTVEERIAHALVKGITTFIEADTKEAWEKYPKPLEVIEGPLMDGMNIVGDLFGAGKMFLPQVVKSARVMKQSVAWLNPYIEAEKVEGEKKGKILMATVKGDVHDIGKNIVGVVLGCNGYDIVDLGVMVPCEKILDTAIAEEVDIIGLSGLITPSLDEMVYVAKQMQERGMTLPLMIGGATTSKAHTAVKVEPQYQNDAVIYVSDASRSVGVVTKLLSKEHRQALIDQTREEYVKVRERLAKRQPKAAKVTYAESVKIGFQYDWENYVPPVPNKLGQVIFDDYPITNLLPYIDWTPFFISWGLVGKYPKILQDDVVGEAARDLFENANELMQKMIDEKLIVAKGVFKLMPARRTGADTVTVYDHATKGGAAEYQFEHLRQQSDKASGKPNFSLADFISPSNTHTDHLGGFTVSIVGTEALAEKYKAAGDDYNAIMVQALSDRLAEAFAEHLHELIRKEYWGYQPTESLTNDEMIKEKYVGIRPAPGYPACPEHTEKGKLFDWLGTVDAIGTTLTESYAMWPASSVSGFYYSHPDSEYFNVGKISCDQLESYAERKGWDMKTAEKWLNPNL, encoded by the coding sequence ATGACTCAAACGATGACTTCTCAATCTGATCCTACTTCTAGTCCATCATCCGCTGATGACTTTATTCTAACGCCACCGGCTGTGTTCCCTTATAAAGAACAACAGCTGACGGCACGTGCCCGTATCACTGAACAGATGGCATCACGCATCTTGATGTTAGATGGGGCGATGGGTACACAGATTCAGACCTATAAATTAGAAGAAGCGGATTATCGTGGTGAGCGTTTTGCCGATATCAATCAAGACGTACGCGGTAACAATGATTTATTGGTACTGACACAGCCGCACATGATTAAAGACATTCATCACGATCATCTGCTAGCTGGTGCAGATATTATCGAGACCAATACCTTTAACGGTACGCGTCTGTCGATGGCTGACTACGATATGCAGTATCTAGTGCCTGAGCTGAATAAGACAGCAGCCAAGATTGCCCGTCAAGCGGCGGATGAATTTACGGCAAAAACGCCTGAGAAACCGCGTTTTGTCGCTGGTGTTGTAGGGCCAACTTCACGCACGTGCTCGCTATCACCGGACGTCAATGACCCAGCTTTTCGTAACATTACCTTTGACGAATTGGTACTAAATTACCGTGAAGCGACTTTATGCCTGATAGAAGGTGGTGTTGATCTCATCCTCATCGAAACAATATTTGATACGCTAAATGCCAAAGCCGCAATCTTTGCCATTACGGGCGTGTTTGATGACATTGGTTTTGAGCTACCAATTATGATTTCGGGCACCATTACCGATGCCTCAGGTCGAACGCTATCAGGTCAAACCGCCGAAGCCTTTTATAACTCAATTCGCCATGCCAAGCCATTATCGGTTGGCTTTAACTGCGCATTAGGCGCCGATGCGCTGCGTCCACACATTCAAACACTGTCGAACATTGCTAATACCTATGTGTCCGCGCATCCAAACGCAGGTCTGCCCAACGAGTTTGGTGAATATGATGAAACAGCCGAACAAACCGCCGCCCTACTCGAAGGCTTTGCCAAAGCGGGTATTTTAAACATCGTTGGTGGCTGTTGTGGTACGACGCCTGAGCATATCCGCCAAATCGCTAAAATGGTGGCAAATTATCCACCGCGCATCATTCCAGATATCCCACCTGCCTGCCGCTTATCGGGGCTTGAGCCATTTACTATTAATGCTGATAGCTTGTTTGTCAACGTCGGTGAACGTACCAACGTCACAGGCTCTAAAAAGTTTTTACGCTTGATTAAAACCGAAGCCTACACCGAAGCGCTCGATGTGGCACGCGATCAGGTAGAAGGCGGCGCGCAAATCGTCGATATCAACATGGATGAGGGTATGCTCGACTCCAAGCAAGCGATGATTCATTTCGTCAACTTGGTGTCTGGTGAACCTGATATCAGCCGTGTACCGCTGATGATTGACTCGTCTAAATGGGACATCATCGAAGAAGGTCTTAAGCGTATCCAAGGCAAGTCCGTCGTCAACTCTATCTCATTAAAAGAAGGTCATGCCGAATTCGTTGAGCGTGCCAAGCTTTGTATGCGCTACGGTGCCGCCGTTATCGTCATGGCATTTGATGAAGACGGTCAAGCCGATACTTACGAGCGTAAGATTCAGATTTGTCAACGCAGCTATGATGTGTTGGTCAACGAAGTTGGTTTCCCATCAGAAGACATTATTTTTGACCCGAACATTTTTGCCGTTGCCACTGGTATCACTGAGCACAACAACTACGGTGCCGACTTTATTAACGCGACCAAATGGATTACCGATAACTTGCCCAATGCGATGATATCCGGTGGTGTCTCTAACGTCTCGTTCAGTTTCCGTGGTAACCCAATTCGTGAAGCCATCAACTCCGTATTCCTTTATCATGCGATTCAAAACGGTCTGACGATGGGTATCGTCAACCCTGCCATGCTTGAGCTGTATGATGATATTCCAAAGGAAGCACGCGACGCCATCGAAGATGTGATGCTCAACCGCAACCAAGGTGAGAGCGGTCAAGATGCCACCGAACGTCTGATGACTGTGGCTGAAAACTACCAAAACGGTGGCAAGAAAAAAGACAGCACCGTTGATATGAGCTGGCGCGAAGGCACAGTAGAAGAACGCATCGCCCATGCACTGGTCAAAGGCATCACCACCTTTATCGAAGCCGATACCAAAGAAGCATGGGAGAAATACCCCAAGCCGCTAGAAGTCATCGAAGGGCCATTGATGGACGGGATGAATATCGTCGGTGACTTATTTGGTGCCGGTAAAATGTTCTTACCACAAGTGGTGAAATCTGCGCGAGTGATGAAACAATCCGTCGCGTGGCTAAACCCGTATATCGAAGCAGAAAAAGTCGAGGGTGAAAAGAAAGGCAAAATCCTCATGGCAACTGTCAAAGGCGATGTCCATGATATCGGTAAAAACATCGTCGGCGTGGTGCTAGGCTGTAACGGCTATGATATCGTTGATCTGGGCGTCATGGTACCGTGTGAAAAAATCCTCGATACCGCTATCGCAGAAGAAGTCGATATCATTGGCTTATCAGGTCTGATTACCCCAAGTCTCGATGAGATGGTCTATGTCGCCAAACAAATGCAAGAGCGCGGCATGACGCTACCCTTGATGATTGGCGGTGCAACGACCTCCAAAGCGCATACAGCAGTTAAAGTCGAGCCACAATACCAAAATGATGCCGTCATCTATGTATCAGATGCCTCACGCTCAGTCGGTGTAGTCACTAAACTGCTCTCCAAAGAACACCGTCAAGCGCTTATCGATCAAACCCGCGAAGAGTATGTCAAGGTACGGGAACGCCTTGCTAAGCGTCAACCAAAAGCGGCGAAGGTCACGTATGCCGAATCGGTCAAAATTGGCTTTCAGTATGATTGGGAAAACTATGTGCCACCAGTTCCCAATAAGCTGGGGCAAGTGATATTTGACGACTATCCAATCACTAATCTGCTGCCTTATATCGACTGGACACCATTCTTTATCTCTTGGGGACTGGTCGGTAAGTATCCGAAAATATTGCAAGACGATGTGGTGGGCGAAGCGGCACGTGACCTGTTTGAGAATGCCAATGAGCTGATGCAAAAAATGATTGATGAAAAATTAATCGTCGCCAAAGGGGTGTTTAAACTCATGCCTGCTCGCCGTACTGGTGCCGATACCGTTACTGTCTATGACCATGCTACTAAAGGCGGCGCAGCAGAATATCAATTCGAACACTTACGTCAGCAAAGCGATAAAGCCAGTGGCAAGCCTAACTTTAGCTTGGCGGACTTTATCTCGCCATCTAACACCCACACTGACCACTTGGGCGGCTTTACCGTCTCTATCGTCGGTACAGAAGCACTGGCTGAAAAGTACAAAGCGGCAGGTGATGACTATAATGCCATTATGGTGCAGGCACTGTCTGATCGCTTAGCAGAAGCGTTTGCCGAGCATTTGCACGAGCTAATCCGTAAAGAATACTGGGGCTATCAACCAACTGAATCACTCACCAATGACGAGATGATCAAAGAAAAATACGTCGGCATCCGCCCTGCGCCTGGCTACCCTGCTTGCCCTGAGCATACCGAAAAAGGCAAATTGTTTGATTGGCTGGGTACGGTAGATGCTATTGGTACGACCTTGACCGAGAGCTATGCAATGTGGCCTGCGTCATCAGTCAGCGGATTCTATTACTCGCATCCTGACAGTGAGTATTTCAACGTCGGCAAAATAAGCTGTGATCAGTTAGAGAGTTATGCTGAGCGTAAAGGCTGGGATATGAAGACTGCTGAGAAGTGGTTAAATCCGAATTTGTAG
- a CDS encoding fasciclin domain-containing protein, whose product MKFTKIATIGTLALSIAGLSACNNMMPSKSAAMKAPMHSQSMAKMNVVQVAQSNPDFSLLVEAVVAADLAGALSNPNANYTIFAPTNAAFVQVLQETGMSKAQLFTNKPLLTKILGYHVINGAAPVYAKDVKPGNITMFSKDTLMVTNQGKLMDENGRTTNIIKTDIAANNGVVHVIDRVLLPK is encoded by the coding sequence ATGAAGTTTACTAAAATTGCTACCATCGGTACATTAGCACTCTCAATCGCTGGTTTAAGCGCTTGTAATAATATGATGCCAAGCAAAAGCGCAGCCATGAAAGCACCTATGCACAGTCAATCTATGGCAAAAATGAATGTGGTACAAGTTGCCCAAAGTAATCCTGACTTCTCGCTACTGGTCGAAGCCGTCGTAGCGGCAGATTTGGCGGGTGCTTTGTCTAACCCGAATGCAAACTATACAATATTTGCGCCGACCAATGCCGCATTTGTACAAGTCCTGCAAGAAACAGGCATGAGCAAAGCACAACTATTTACCAACAAGCCACTATTGACTAAGATTTTAGGCTATCACGTGATTAACGGTGCTGCGCCAGTATATGCGAAAGACGTTAAACCGGGCAATATTACTATGTTCAGTAAAGATACTCTGATGGTCACCAATCAGGGCAAATTGATGGATGAAAATGGTCGTACTACCAATATCATAAAAACCGATATTGCTGCTAATAATGGCGTAGTACATGTTATTGATAGAGTATTACTGCCCAAATAA
- a CDS encoding fasciclin domain-containing protein, whose amino-acid sequence MLKRTLLSLALAMTILPLAACNDDDNDFSVVVEAPTQNIAEIAAENKDLTILNAALKASGLDKVLMSSEDEFTVFAPTDAAFAELLEELDVTSEELLADKELLTMVLTYHVIPNMTVKAADIPYGDSIETVNGQAFSISDANVIMDASGDTSEIIKTDVLATNGVIHLIDDVLLPTDKSIVDLAVATEDLSILKEAVVAAGLADALADEDADFTVFAPNNAAFAKLLAELDISKEQLLQDKPLLTKVLTYHVIEDDRVFASEIMAGSQEMLEGSSITFDDKKQITDGRNRTSNIVTANIQANNGVVHVIDTVLLPK is encoded by the coding sequence ATGCTAAAAAGAACCCTATTATCTCTGGCGCTTGCCATGACCATTTTGCCGCTAGCCGCTTGTAATGACGACGACAATGATTTTTCAGTTGTTGTAGAAGCGCCAACACAAAATATTGCAGAAATTGCTGCTGAAAATAAAGATTTAACCATTCTTAACGCTGCGTTAAAGGCATCTGGACTTGATAAAGTTTTGATGTCATCAGAGGACGAATTTACTGTATTTGCACCTACTGATGCTGCATTTGCTGAATTATTGGAAGAGCTCGATGTGACATCAGAAGAGTTATTGGCTGACAAAGAGCTATTAACCATGGTCTTAACTTATCATGTTATTCCCAATATGACAGTCAAAGCTGCTGACATTCCTTATGGCGACAGTATCGAAACAGTCAATGGTCAAGCGTTCTCTATTAGTGATGCCAATGTCATTATGGATGCAAGTGGGGATACCTCTGAAATTATCAAAACAGATGTATTGGCCACTAATGGCGTCATTCACCTCATTGACGACGTATTGCTACCTACTGATAAGTCTATAGTCGATCTAGCCGTTGCCACAGAGGATCTCAGTATCCTCAAAGAAGCGGTAGTAGCAGCAGGATTGGCTGATGCCCTCGCTGATGAAGACGCTGACTTTACCGTCTTTGCACCAAACAATGCCGCTTTTGCTAAATTATTAGCTGAACTTGATATAAGTAAAGAACAGCTATTACAAGATAAGCCGCTGTTGACGAAAGTGCTCACCTATCATGTGATTGAAGACGACCGCGTCTTTGCCTCTGAAATTATGGCAGGCAGTCAAGAGATGCTGGAAGGCAGCAGCATCACATTTGACGATAAAAAACAAATTACCGATGGGAGAAATCGTACCTCTAATATCGTGACCGCGAATATACAAGCGAACAATGGAGTTGTACACGTGATCGATACAGTGTTGCTACCTAAGTAA
- a CDS encoding fasciclin domain-containing protein: MLKKNLLSIAVVTAAMSLAACNDKEAATDPVEPEVTTEEVVVEPVAEVEPMTEADPMADTAATQSIAEIAAGNENLTILTAALQAAGLDTMMMDAGTYTVFAPTDDAFAPVLEKLGVTKEELLADTDLLKKVLPYHVVPMVVMAADIPYGTDVATVNGATINISDANVITDATGNTANITGTDIMATNGVVHTIDAVLMPE, translated from the coding sequence ATGTTGAAGAAAAACTTACTTTCTATTGCTGTCGTTACAGCTGCCATGTCGTTAGCCGCTTGTAATGATAAAGAAGCAGCTACTGATCCTGTTGAGCCTGAAGTGACTACTGAAGAAGTGGTTGTAGAGCCCGTTGCCGAAGTTGAGCCAATGACTGAAGCTGATCCAATGGCCGATACTGCTGCAACGCAAAGCATTGCTGAAATCGCAGCTGGCAACGAAAATCTAACGATTCTAACGGCTGCATTACAAGCTGCTGGCTTAGATACAATGATGATGGATGCTGGGACTTATACGGTATTTGCACCAACTGATGATGCATTTGCTCCTGTGTTAGAGAAGCTAGGCGTTACTAAAGAAGAGCTATTAGCCGATACAGATCTACTGAAAAAAGTACTTCCGTATCACGTAGTACCTATGGTCGTTATGGCAGCTGACATTCCTTATGGTACTGATGTTGCTACTGTAAATGGTGCTACTATCAATATTAGTGATGCTAATGTTATCACTGATGCGACTGGTAACACGGCTAATATTACTGGTACAGATATCATGGCAACGAACGGTGTGGTTCACACTATCGATGCAGTATTGATGCCTGAGTAA
- a CDS encoding alanine/glycine:cation symporter family protein, producing MEGLVNLVNGIIWSPALIYLCLGAGLFYSIMTRFVQVRLFGEMIKLLFTGKSSDQGISSFQALAVSLAGRVGMGNIAGVAAAIGFGGPGAVFWMWVVAFLGASTAYVESTLAQIYKEKDVITGEYRGGPAYYFERALGQKWYGILFAISSILACGIFLPGVQANGVINAFAQVMGEGSVMSIGALEVGSMRLVALAIILVVLGIIIFGGIKRIATFTEYAVPFMALGYIVLALIIMFTNFDMIPQVFGLIVSDAFTAQAGFGAAIGWGVKRGIYSNEAGQGTGPHAAAAAEVEHPSQQGLVQAFSVYVDTLLVCSATAFMILTMGTYNIQGTLPDGQFIVQNVAATTEINAPAFTQMAMESVYGGFGNTFIAIAVFFFAFTTILAYYYIAEVNVAYLTRFVGRSANKTGLFLVKILIMVMVAYGGLNSAGYIWAIGDIGVGLMAWLNIVGILVIFIVARPTLTMLKDYEAQRKAGVERYSFDPAKFGIKNAPYWEERHLKEQQRMAADPLRKEHK from the coding sequence ATGGAAGGTTTAGTTAACTTAGTAAACGGAATTATCTGGAGCCCCGCACTGATCTATCTGTGCTTGGGCGCGGGCCTATTTTATTCCATTATGACGCGCTTCGTACAAGTGCGGCTGTTCGGTGAAATGATCAAGTTACTTTTTACTGGTAAATCTAGTGATCAAGGTATTTCATCATTTCAGGCACTTGCCGTATCACTCGCAGGACGCGTGGGTATGGGTAACATCGCTGGGGTAGCTGCGGCTATCGGCTTCGGTGGCCCAGGTGCCGTATTTTGGATGTGGGTCGTGGCCTTCTTAGGCGCATCTACTGCTTATGTTGAGTCTACGCTCGCACAGATTTATAAAGAAAAAGATGTCATCACTGGCGAATATCGCGGTGGCCCAGCTTACTATTTTGAGCGCGCACTTGGCCAAAAATGGTATGGCATCCTCTTTGCAATCTCATCTATCCTCGCTTGTGGTATATTTTTACCAGGTGTACAGGCAAACGGCGTTATCAATGCTTTCGCACAGGTAATGGGCGAAGGGTCTGTTATGAGCATTGGCGCCTTAGAAGTTGGCTCAATGCGTCTAGTAGCCTTAGCCATTATCCTTGTGGTATTAGGTATTATCATTTTTGGTGGTATCAAGCGTATCGCAACGTTTACCGAGTATGCCGTTCCTTTTATGGCATTGGGCTATATCGTTCTTGCACTGATCATCATGTTTACTAACTTTGATATGATTCCACAAGTATTCGGTCTAATCGTTAGCGATGCATTTACTGCTCAAGCAGGTTTTGGTGCAGCGATTGGTTGGGGCGTAAAACGTGGTATTTACTCAAATGAAGCAGGTCAAGGTACAGGTCCTCATGCTGCTGCTGCTGCTGAAGTTGAGCATCCATCACAGCAGGGTTTGGTTCAGGCATTCTCAGTATATGTCGATACCCTATTAGTATGTTCTGCTACTGCCTTCATGATCCTAACCATGGGTACTTACAACATTCAAGGAACATTACCAGACGGTCAGTTCATCGTACAGAATGTCGCTGCTACCACTGAAATCAACGCCCCTGCATTCACGCAAATGGCGATGGAATCTGTTTATGGTGGTTTTGGTAACACCTTTATCGCTATTGCTGTCTTCTTCTTTGCCTTTACCACTATCTTGGCTTACTACTACATCGCCGAAGTGAACGTTGCTTATCTAACGCGCTTTGTCGGTCGCAGTGCCAACAAGACTGGTCTATTCTTAGTCAAAATCTTAATCATGGTGATGGTTGCTTACGGCGGCCTAAACTCAGCTGGCTACATTTGGGCTATTGGTGATATTGGTGTTGGGCTTATGGCTTGGTTGAACATCGTTGGTATTTTGGTCATCTTCATTGTGGCTCGTCCAACGCTTACTATGCTAAAAGACTATGAAGCACAGCGTAAAGCAGGTGTTGAGCGCTACAGTTTTGATCCTGCAAAATTCGGCATCAAAAACGCCCCTTATTGGGAAGAGCGTCATCTAAAAGAGCAACAAAGAATGGCAGCAGATCCACTACGTAAAGAGCATAAGTAA
- a CDS encoding LemA family protein, protein MTRQSIVKPILLAAVLATSTVGLSGCGYNNLQAQDEQVTASWSEVVNQYQRRADLVPNLVKVVQQYAEQEQEVFTQVAEARSRAGSITVTPEVLNDPEAMERYAAAQEQMTGALSRLMAVSERYPELKSDALFQDLQAQLEGTENRIAVARNRYIQEVQSYNTTVRQFPTNITAKVFGMNAKPNFSVANEDAISTAPSVDFGDDKSATAE, encoded by the coding sequence ATGACGCGTCAATCAATTGTAAAACCCATATTGCTCGCAGCCGTGTTAGCGACGTCTACCGTTGGTCTAAGCGGTTGTGGCTACAACAACCTGCAGGCTCAAGATGAGCAAGTTACCGCATCGTGGTCAGAAGTGGTGAACCAATATCAACGCCGCGCTGATTTGGTACCAAACTTAGTCAAAGTCGTGCAGCAGTACGCTGAGCAAGAACAAGAAGTGTTTACTCAAGTAGCTGAGGCACGCTCTCGTGCTGGTAGCATTACGGTGACGCCAGAGGTACTGAATGATCCAGAAGCGATGGAGCGTTATGCAGCTGCGCAGGAACAGATGACAGGTGCATTATCACGTTTGATGGCTGTCTCTGAACGTTATCCTGAGTTAAAGTCAGATGCTTTGTTCCAAGACTTACAAGCCCAGCTCGAAGGCACTGAAAACCGTATTGCCGTCGCTCGTAACCGTTATATTCAAGAAGTGCAAAGCTATAATACGACGGTGCGCCAGTTCCCAACCAACATTACAGCAAAAGTATTTGGTATGAATGCCAAGCCGAACTTTAGCGTGGCGAATGAAGACGCTATTTCAACCGCACCAAGTGTTGACTTCGGTGATGATAAGTCAGCGACAGCTGAGTAG
- a CDS encoding TPM domain-containing protein, whose amino-acid sequence MNNSKAILSVLLFTLSVSSAPVLYAAPNEAIDSTSDMQSRSVEDLVAIAKAGESNEALNDAVLGNDAINDAILGNEAINPNAANNEATVGSTAENPSPIQSNAPSVDADKLILNNPVVDQANILNPQEKQRLEAQLRNIYQQGLAQAAVVIVPTTNGVPIFDYALQVAEKWQLGNKDIDDGLLMVVAVNDRDTYILTGYGLEGVLPDAAVNRIIREDITPLFKQNNYGAGIIAGVDALKTRLTADPEVLARADAQAAERSAQQSSDELPSPIFLFIMAMIFGSFITSIFGRVFGSIITAGGFFAGSLALGGGFFMTVIMAIFLWLFLISRGGGGGGKGGSGGGRRGGGMIFLPGMGGGGGSGGGGFGGGGFGGGGGGFGGGGAGGSW is encoded by the coding sequence ATGAACAATTCAAAAGCAATCCTATCAGTATTACTGTTCACACTCAGCGTCAGTAGTGCGCCTGTGTTGTATGCTGCGCCTAATGAAGCCATTGATAGCACCTCAGACATGCAAAGTCGTAGTGTTGAGGATTTGGTAGCGATTGCCAAAGCGGGCGAGTCTAATGAAGCGCTCAATGACGCTGTATTGGGTAATGATGCAATCAATGATGCCATTTTAGGTAATGAGGCGATCAACCCTAATGCGGCTAATAATGAGGCAACAGTTGGGTCAACAGCCGAAAATCCTTCTCCTATACAGTCAAATGCACCCAGTGTCGATGCCGATAAGCTCATATTAAATAATCCTGTCGTTGATCAGGCTAATATTCTAAATCCGCAAGAAAAACAGCGTCTAGAGGCGCAGCTTAGAAATATTTATCAGCAAGGTCTTGCGCAAGCAGCGGTGGTTATCGTTCCTACGACCAATGGTGTTCCTATCTTTGACTATGCTCTACAAGTAGCTGAGAAGTGGCAGCTGGGCAATAAAGACATCGATGATGGCTTACTCATGGTAGTCGCCGTCAATGACCGCGATACGTACATTTTGACGGGTTATGGACTAGAGGGTGTCTTACCAGATGCTGCCGTCAATCGTATTATTCGTGAAGATATCACGCCGTTATTTAAGCAAAATAACTATGGCGCTGGAATAATAGCTGGCGTTGACGCACTCAAAACGCGGCTGACTGCTGATCCTGAGGTATTGGCTCGTGCTGATGCGCAAGCAGCCGAGCGTAGTGCACAACAAAGTTCAGACGAGCTACCATCGCCCATATTTTTATTCATTATGGCAATGATATTTGGAAGCTTTATTACCAGTATTTTTGGTCGTGTATTTGGTTCTATTATTACTGCTGGTGGGTTTTTTGCGGGATCGTTAGCCTTAGGTGGTGGTTTTTTTATGACCGTTATTATGGCTATATTCTTATGGCTATTTTTGATTTCACGAGGTGGCGGCGGTGGTGGTAAAGGTGGATCTGGCGGCGGTCGTAGAGGCGGCGGTATGATATTCCTACCTGGTATGGGCGGTGGCGGTGGCTCTGGAGGTGGTGGTTTCGGCGGCGGCGGCTTCGGTGGTGGAGGCGGCGGTTTTGGCGGCGGCGGTGCTGGTGGCTCGTGGTAG
- a CDS encoding TPM domain-containing protein, whose product MSENNASNPSFARWWRQVLFIPILHSKWLTAAAKARLTDEVTRAERGHRGEVFLIVENHLPIQEAYYIGCRERAIELFSEYRVWDTEENTGVLVYVNICEHQLEIVADRGISAHVSPTVWRAMCDKAVSGIANQKTEESLAELLDEVGQVLRQYYHLEQDPAGNELSDTVVFLK is encoded by the coding sequence ATGTCAGAAAACAACGCGTCAAATCCCAGTTTTGCCCGCTGGTGGCGTCAAGTCTTATTTATTCCTATATTGCATAGTAAATGGTTAACAGCAGCAGCCAAAGCACGTTTGACAGACGAGGTGACCCGTGCAGAGCGAGGGCATCGCGGTGAGGTGTTTTTGATTGTAGAAAACCATCTGCCGATTCAAGAGGCGTACTATATTGGCTGTCGCGAACGTGCGATTGAGCTGTTTAGTGAGTATCGAGTTTGGGATACTGAAGAGAATACGGGCGTCTTGGTGTATGTCAATATTTGCGAGCATCAGTTAGAGATCGTAGCTGATCGTGGTATCAGTGCTCATGTCAGCCCCACCGTTTGGCGGGCGATGTGTGATAAGGCTGTGTCAGGTATTGCCAATCAAAAAACCGAAGAAAGCCTGGCTGAATTGTTAGATGAAGTTGGGCAAGTGCTGCGTCAGTATTATCATTTGGAGCAGGATCCAGCGGGTAACGAGTTGTCTGATACTGTGGTGTTTTTGAAGTAA
- a CDS encoding adenosine deaminase, producing MIDLIKKLPKAELHLHIEGSLEPELMFRLAKKNQIEIPYKNIEDVRNAYNFTNLQTFLDIYYAGANVLITKDDFYDLTWEYILKCVEDNVIHTEIFFDPQTHTERGIPFEVVITGIKEALADAKEKYGITSCIIMCFLRHLSQEEAFETLEQALVFKDDIIGVGLDSSELGNPPSKFKDVFKKAKEAGFKLVAHAGEEADFSYIYEALDLLNINRIDHGVQSITSPELMQRLKDEQMPLTVCPNSNIELKVFDHYKEHNIKELLDYGLNITINSDDPAYFKGYMNQNFINICENLPLTEDDVVTLVKNSFNASFISDELKAAYLAKVDLVLK from the coding sequence ATGATTGATTTAATAAAGAAATTACCAAAAGCTGAGCTGCATTTACATATTGAAGGCTCACTAGAACCTGAGCTGATGTTTAGATTGGCCAAAAAGAACCAGATAGAGATTCCCTATAAAAACATAGAAGATGTGCGCAACGCCTACAACTTCACCAACTTGCAAACCTTTTTAGATATCTACTATGCAGGCGCAAATGTCCTGATCACTAAAGATGATTTTTATGATTTAACGTGGGAATATATACTTAAGTGTGTTGAAGACAACGTCATTCACACAGAGATATTTTTTGACCCGCAGACGCATACTGAACGAGGCATACCTTTTGAAGTGGTGATAACAGGTATCAAAGAAGCGCTTGCAGATGCCAAAGAAAAATATGGTATCACCTCTTGTATTATCATGTGTTTCCTAAGGCATTTATCACAAGAAGAAGCGTTTGAGACCTTAGAGCAAGCACTGGTATTCAAAGATGACATCATCGGTGTCGGTCTTGATTCATCAGAGCTGGGCAATCCACCATCGAAATTCAAAGATGTCTTCAAAAAAGCTAAAGAAGCAGGTTTTAAGCTGGTCGCCCATGCTGGTGAAGAGGCAGATTTTTCGTACATTTACGAAGCACTGGACTTATTAAATATCAATAGAATTGATCATGGTGTGCAATCGATAACAAGCCCAGAATTGATGCAAAGACTGAAAGATGAGCAAATGCCGCTGACCGTTTGCCCGAACTCAAATATTGAGCTGAAAGTCTTTGATCATTACAAAGAACACAATATCAAAGAGCTATTAGATTATGGTCTAAATATCACCATAAACTCAGACGACCCAGCCTATTTCAAAGGTTATATGAATCAGAACTTTATAAATATATGCGAAAATTTACCGCTAACAGAAGATGATGTTGTTACTTTGGTAAAGAACTCCTTTAATGCCTCATTTATTAGTGATGAATTAAAAGCAGCATATTTGGCGAAAGTTGATCTGGTACTAAAGTAA